The stretch of DNA TTTATCTTGGTCAACCCTAAAGCTACCATCGTTTTCTTTTGGCGCTCTGAACGGTCGATAACGCTCTTAATTTGGGTAATTTTAATCTTAGCCATCTTCTTAACCGTTAAATACTTTATCCAAAGAAACCCCACGTTGTTGAGCTACAGTAACCGCATCACGCATTTTAGTTAATGCGTCAA from Solitalea canadensis DSM 3403 encodes:
- the rpmD gene encoding 50S ribosomal protein L30, translated to MAKIKITQIKSVIDRSERQKKTMVALGLTKINKSVEVEATPAIIGMVKQVSHLVAIENI